A single window of Hyla sarda isolate aHylSar1 chromosome 2, aHylSar1.hap1, whole genome shotgun sequence DNA harbors:
- the LOC130357681 gene encoding protein spinster homolog 1-like codes for MASPQDPLLKEEEEAMEDHSDMDVEKGDIPERQNLPFLSVMSTARSIITVVILAFVNLLIYANRSSVAGVLPYIQKAYDTNASLSGLLNTLFIGSYVLVAPIAGYLGDHCNKKYTVCAGVIIWLSMTLTLSFIPDGYFLLFLLTSGLVGAGEATFCTIAPSIIADLFTSDQRTRMLNVFYSVIPVGCGLGYIIGPKVTDAARGDWHWAFRVTPGLGLIAVALMILVTKELPRTTTNGKKNNKSQKFAKWATDLKKLFKNRSFMLTTMGSTAVSFIVGAIGVWGPSYLTHARTLLQEKDPCRAEPCDYHDILIFGVATVVSGILGVVAGTEISKRYRKSNPRADPLVCGCAMMLSAPFLLLALTFGNISLVATNIFIFIGETLLSVNFTLISDIILKVVTPWRRSSALAVQMTIYHLLGDAGSPYLIGLISDTYERGYAKSPLLKYRSLEYALMTCTIMAVIGGAFFMATALYIERDEKEAEMESEPPSSSSSSLLPADEDRASD; via the coding sequence atggcctctccacaagacccattgctgaaggaggaggaagaagcaatggaggaccatagtgatatggatgtagaaaagggcgatatccctgagaggcagaacctgccatttctaagcgtgatgtccaccgcacgttccatcatcaccgtagtgatcctcgcctttgttaatttgctcatctatgcaaatcgctccagcgtggcgggggtgctaccttatatacagaaagcatatgacaccaatgctagtctgtccggcttattgaatacattgttcattggaagctacgtgctggtcgcaccaattgccggatatttgggcgaccactgtaataagaaatatactgtttgcgcaggagtcatcatttggctgagcatgacacttaccctgtcattcatccctgacgggtacttcctgctcttcctgctgacgagtggactggttggagctggagaggcgactttctgcaccatcgctccctccatcattgcagacctttttacaagtgaccagcggacccgcatgctgaacgtgttttactccgtcatacctgtaggctgcggactaggatacatcatcgggcccaaagtgactgatgcagcaaggggcgattggcactgggcatttcgggtcacccctggcctgggcctcatagctgtggctttgatgattttggtcacaaaggagcttccaagaacgactacaaacgggaagaagaacaacaaatcccagaagtttgccaaatgggcgacagatctgaaaaaactatttaaaaatcgaagcttcatgttaaccaccatgggatcgacagctgtatccttcatagtgggagccataggtgtatggggtccgtcatacctgacccacgcacgaacactcctacaagagaaggacccttgccgtgctgaaccgtgtgactatcacgacatcctaatatttggtgtggctACAGTCGTttctggcattctgggagttgtagcagggacggagataagtaaaagatatcgcaaatccaacccacgggcggacccgcttgtgtgtggatgcgcgatgatgctctccgccccttttcttctgttggcattgacttttggcaacatcagcctcgttgccaccaacatcttcatcttcatcggagagacgcttctgtcagtaaatttcaccctcatatctgacattatactaaaagtagtaactccgtggaggagatcttcagccctggccgtgcagatgacaatctatcacctcctaggtgacgccggcagcccgtacctcatcggcctgatatctgacacctacgaacgaggatatgccaaatcccctcttctgaaataccgcagcctggagtatgccctcatgacctgcaccataatggcagtcatcggaggggccttcttcatggccacggccctatatatagagagggacgaaaaagaagcagagatggaatcagaacctccgtcatcctcctcctcctcactgcttcctgccgatgaggaccgcgcttcagactga